One Desulfuromonas acetexigens genomic window carries:
- a CDS encoding beta-ketoacyl-[acyl-carrier-protein] synthase family protein: MSLKRVVVTGLGAVSPYGAGMELFTDSLRAGRGAVRPVPELAAIQGLRARVAALVPELDAKIIPRKFRRSMTSMSVFAYLACREALARAGLGEEECRGGRLGIVLGSTVGSIAASESFFADFFVDRSLERMKSGLFFQIMNHSCAANVAQALGIAGRILAPAAACSTGCQAIGYGAETIALGKQDWLLCGGADEFHPLTAATFDVMNAGSARYNDDPERTPRPFDRGRDGVVCAEGCGILLLESLDSALARGAEILAEVTGFATLSAPSNIANPDAEAIARCMTAALADAGVTAADIDYVNAHATGTDLGDRAEAESIYRLFGDRVPVSSLKGHIGHAMAASGSLELAACVAMLGDGRLIPTRNLDRVDPECAPIRHVRGLEAAPVNTILKNNFALGGVNSSIVLRRYRHD; encoded by the coding sequence ATGTCGCTGAAACGCGTGGTGGTAACGGGTCTGGGAGCGGTATCCCCCTATGGCGCGGGGATGGAACTCTTCACCGACAGCCTGCGTGCCGGGCGCGGCGCGGTACGACCGGTGCCGGAACTGGCCGCCATCCAGGGGCTGCGGGCACGGGTCGCGGCTCTCGTTCCGGAACTCGACGCCAAGATTATTCCCCGCAAGTTCCGCCGCTCCATGACTTCGATGTCGGTCTTCGCCTACCTCGCCTGCCGGGAGGCCCTGGCGCGGGCCGGTCTGGGCGAGGAGGAATGTCGAGGCGGGCGGCTGGGGATCGTGCTCGGTTCGACGGTCGGCAGCATCGCCGCCTCGGAAAGCTTCTTCGCCGACTTCTTCGTCGACCGCAGCCTGGAGCGGATGAAATCCGGCCTCTTCTTCCAGATCATGAATCACTCCTGCGCCGCCAACGTCGCCCAGGCCCTCGGCATCGCCGGACGCATCCTCGCCCCGGCGGCGGCCTGTTCCACCGGTTGCCAGGCGATCGGCTACGGCGCCGAGACGATCGCCCTGGGCAAGCAGGACTGGCTTCTGTGCGGCGGCGCCGACGAATTTCATCCCCTGACGGCGGCGACCTTCGATGTGATGAACGCCGGCTCCGCGCGCTACAACGACGATCCCGAACGGACCCCGCGCCCCTTCGACCGGGGCCGGGACGGCGTCGTCTGCGCCGAGGGCTGCGGCATCCTCCTTCTCGAATCACTCGATTCGGCGCTGGCGCGCGGCGCCGAAATCCTCGCCGAAGTGACCGGCTTCGCCACCCTGTCGGCGCCGAGCAACATCGCCAACCCCGACGCCGAGGCCATCGCCCGGTGCATGACGGCGGCCCTGGCCGACGCCGGGGTGACCGCCGCCGACATCGATTACGTCAACGCTCACGCCACCGGCACCGACCTGGGGGATCGCGCCGAGGCCGAAAGCATCTACCGCCTCTTCGGCGACCGGGTGCCGGTGAGCAGCCTCAAAGGGCACATCGGCCACGCCATGGCGGCCAGCGGCTCGCTGGAGTTGGCGGCCTGCGTCGCCATGCTCGGCGACGGCCGCCTTATCCCCACCCGCAATCTCGACCGGGTCGATCCCGAATGCGCGCCGATCCGCCATGTGCGCGGACTCGAAGCGGCGCCGGTAAACACCATCCTGAAAAACAACTTCGCCCTCGGGGGCGTCAATTCATCCATCGTCCTAAGGAGATATCGGCATGACTGA
- a CDS encoding phenylacetate--CoA ligase family protein produces MLNGNAFVGDAGIEFRAQAEIRGIQEKLLRRHLAYLAEHSPFYRRRFTEAGVDPAAVAGLDDLHRLPFTDKTDLADHNEAFLCVPPEAIVDLCLTSGTTGRPVAMHQTRADLARLTYNEEISFRPAGIGPTDRVLIAAAIDRCFMAGLAYFFGLAQIGATVIRGGSSSVAMLEELAIRYRPTALVGVPTLLLVLADRLRARGVDPRELGARRLICIGEPVRAADLSLSPLGRRLRESWGAEVFGTYASTEMATSFADCEAGRGGHVHPELMIVEIVDEAGRPLPPGSPGEVVATPLQVTGMPLLRFKTGDIATVHNEPCPCGRHSWRLGPVLGRKAQMLKVRGATVYPPAIQGVLQELPEVRGHYIEVFDDFELSDRIRVVVGLDSAALDAEEIAERIAARIRVKPEVVVVTPEEVTRRTLREDKRKPVTFFDYRIKQ; encoded by the coding sequence ATGCTGAACGGAAACGCCTTCGTTGGCGACGCCGGAATCGAATTTCGCGCCCAGGCGGAGATTCGCGGGATTCAGGAAAAACTGCTGCGCCGCCATCTGGCCTATCTCGCCGAACATTCCCCCTTTTACCGGCGCCGGTTCACCGAGGCCGGGGTCGACCCCGCCGCCGTCGCCGGGCTGGATGATCTGCACCGCCTCCCCTTCACCGACAAGACCGACCTCGCCGACCACAACGAGGCGTTCCTCTGCGTGCCGCCGGAGGCGATTGTCGATCTCTGCCTGACTTCGGGAACGACCGGCCGGCCGGTCGCCATGCATCAGACCCGCGCCGACCTGGCCCGACTGACCTACAACGAAGAGATCTCCTTTCGCCCAGCGGGGATCGGACCTACGGATCGGGTACTGATCGCCGCCGCCATCGACCGCTGCTTCATGGCCGGGCTCGCCTACTTTTTCGGGCTGGCGCAGATCGGCGCCACCGTCATCCGCGGGGGATCGAGCAGTGTCGCCATGCTCGAAGAGCTGGCCATCCGCTATCGCCCCACCGCCCTGGTCGGGGTACCGACCCTGCTCTTGGTCCTCGCCGACCGGTTGCGGGCGCGCGGCGTCGATCCCCGCGAACTCGGCGCGCGGCGGCTGATCTGCATCGGCGAGCCGGTGCGCGCCGCCGATCTCTCCCTCTCGCCCCTCGGCCGGCGGCTGCGCGAGTCCTGGGGGGCGGAGGTCTTCGGCACCTATGCCAGCACCGAAATGGCGACCTCCTTCGCCGATTGCGAAGCGGGACGGGGCGGACACGTTCATCCCGAACTGATGATCGTCGAGATCGTCGACGAGGCCGGGCGTCCCTTGCCGCCGGGAAGTCCCGGCGAAGTGGTGGCGACCCCTCTGCAGGTGACCGGGATGCCGCTGTTGCGCTTCAAGACCGGCGACATCGCCACGGTCCATAACGAACCCTGCCCCTGCGGCCGCCATTCCTGGCGCCTCGGCCCGGTTCTCGGGCGCAAGGCGCAGATGCTCAAGGTGCGCGGCGCCACCGTCTATCCCCCGGCGATCCAGGGGGTGTTGCAGGAACTGCCGGAAGTGCGCGGCCACTATATCGAGGTCTTCGACGACTTCGAGCTCTCCGACCGCATCCGCGTGGTCGTCGGGCTGGATTCTGCCGCCCTCGACGCCGAGGAGATCGCCGAGCGCATCGCCGCCCGCATCCGGGTCAAGCCGGAAGTCGTCGTCGTCACCCCGGAAGAAGTCACCCGCCGCACCCTGCGCGAAGACAAGCGCAAGCCGGTGACCTTTTTTGATTACCGGATCAAGCAATAA
- a CDS encoding phytoene desaturase family protein has protein sequence MSYDWLVIGGGASGLTAAVLLAQEGRRVALVEKSPRLAPLLRGFRRGNFHFDTGFHYSGGLGQGEILDLFFRHLGVSERLRTTPFDLTGFDRVREPGQAEFAFPVGEERLEERLCREFPGQEKAVSGYLAEVRRACAVHPYLDLDAPLAGSGALFGLDGTSLRKMLSRWTDLPRLRRLLAVHTLLYGVPPEEAPFRLHASVVGPYYQSVHGLVGGGLALAEAFTARLAELGVDIFLGRGVRELLFTPAGTLRGARLEDETVVETRGCVATLHPTLLPALLPEGVFRPIYRRRLLALEDSLPAFTLYGVCRKPNDLLRGRNIFLLGPLKKGLEDSIYLTAADNGPGSGSGLIAIAPVPSGAVERWKDSVAGRRPAGYEAYKAEQAAQLVRRIEEGCPELGGIEVMATATALTMRDYLHTPKGGLYGVRHRLGQYNPQPRTRVANLLLAGQGVAAPGVLGAVLSGFLTCGEVIGHERLRERVKACR, from the coding sequence GTGAGCTACGACTGGCTGGTCATCGGCGGCGGCGCGTCCGGCCTGACCGCCGCCGTTCTGCTCGCCCAGGAAGGCCGGCGGGTCGCCCTGGTCGAAAAGAGTCCCCGCCTCGCTCCCCTGCTGCGCGGCTTCCGCCGGGGGAATTTTCATTTCGACACCGGTTTTCACTATTCGGGCGGGCTGGGACAAGGGGAGATTCTCGACCTTTTTTTTCGCCACCTGGGGGTGTCCGAACGGCTGCGGACCACCCCCTTCGATTTGACGGGCTTCGATCGGGTGCGCGAGCCCGGGCAGGCCGAGTTTGCCTTTCCGGTCGGGGAAGAGCGGCTGGAAGAGCGGCTATGCCGGGAGTTTCCCGGCCAGGAAAAAGCTGTTTCAGGCTATCTTGCCGAGGTGCGGCGGGCCTGCGCCGTCCATCCCTACCTCGACTTGGACGCGCCGTTGGCAGGAAGCGGCGCCCTCTTCGGCCTCGACGGCACCAGTCTGCGGAAGATGCTGTCGCGCTGGACGGACCTGCCCCGGCTCCGGCGCCTCCTCGCCGTGCATACCCTGCTCTACGGCGTTCCCCCCGAAGAGGCCCCTTTTCGCCTGCATGCGTCGGTGGTCGGTCCCTACTACCAGTCGGTGCATGGCCTGGTCGGTGGCGGGTTGGCCCTGGCCGAGGCCTTCACGGCCCGGCTGGCCGAACTGGGGGTCGATATTTTCCTCGGGCGGGGCGTTCGAGAATTGCTCTTCACTCCGGCCGGGACGCTGCGTGGAGCGCGGTTGGAGGACGAAACGGTAGTGGAAACCCGGGGCTGCGTGGCGACCCTTCACCCGACCCTGTTGCCGGCCCTGTTGCCGGAAGGGGTCTTTCGGCCGATCTACCGCCGCCGCCTGCTTGCCCTGGAGGATTCCCTGCCGGCCTTCACCCTCTATGGGGTCTGCCGCAAACCGAACGACCTGCTGCGGGGGCGCAATATCTTTCTCCTCGGGCCGCTGAAAAAGGGACTGGAGGACAGCATCTATCTGACGGCGGCGGATAACGGACCGGGAAGCGGTTCCGGGCTGATCGCCATCGCCCCGGTACCGTCCGGCGCCGTCGAGCGCTGGAAGGATTCCGTCGCCGGTCGCCGACCGGCCGGGTACGAGGCCTACAAGGCCGAGCAGGCCGCGCAGCTGGTCCGACGGATCGAGGAAGGCTGCCCGGAACTGGGTGGGATCGAAGTGATGGCAACAGCCACGGCGCTGACCATGCGCGACTATCTGCATACCCCCAAAGGCGGACTTTATGGGGTCAGGCATCGCCTCGGCCAGTACAATCCCCAGCCGCGGACACGGGTCGCCAATCTGCTCCTGGCCGGACAGGGAGTGGCCGCCCCCGGGGTGTTGGGCGCGGTGCTTTCGGGTTTTCTCACCTGCGGCGAGGTCATCGGCCATGAACGATTGCGGGAAAGGGTGAAAGCATGTCGCTGA
- a CDS encoding lysophospholipid acyltransferase family protein, producing the protein MATLGPCAQRGGVSAWLAALLMNLTVYPLLVLWTLLGLATLPLTLPLTRLVTGWSTQRGMRYIVWVYGQGWLLIMRPFTRFESAGLDPEKLRAPAILVVNHLSFFDTYCMALLPCFDVNFAVRSWPFRMIFYGFIMRRAGYLDVESMNWREALAAGQRVLTQPALQLFFPEGHRSRDGRLQRFYSGAFRLATETGTKVIPLCLTGTDTLLPPGRFWLRPARVRLQALDPVDPADFPGENGHVAMRKATKERMRRHLEGMEERRC; encoded by the coding sequence GTGGCGACTCTCGGGCCTTGCGCCCAGCGCGGCGGCGTATCGGCCTGGCTGGCGGCGCTGCTCATGAATCTGACGGTCTACCCGCTGCTGGTCCTCTGGACCCTGCTCGGGCTGGCCACCCTGCCCCTGACCCTGCCTTTGACCCGGCTTGTCACCGGCTGGTCGACCCAGCGGGGCATGCGCTATATCGTCTGGGTTTACGGCCAGGGCTGGCTGCTGATCATGCGCCCCTTCACCCGTTTCGAAAGCGCCGGGCTCGACCCGGAGAAACTCCGGGCGCCGGCGATTCTGGTGGTCAACCACCTCTCCTTCTTCGACACCTACTGCATGGCGCTGCTCCCCTGCTTCGACGTCAATTTCGCGGTGCGCTCCTGGCCCTTCCGGATGATCTTCTACGGCTTCATCATGCGCCGCGCCGGCTATCTCGACGTGGAAAGCATGAACTGGCGCGAGGCCCTGGCCGCCGGGCAGCGGGTGCTGACGCAGCCGGCCTTGCAGCTCTTCTTTCCCGAAGGGCACCGCAGCCGCGACGGGCGCTTGCAGCGCTTCTACTCTGGCGCCTTTCGCCTGGCCACGGAAACCGGGACGAAGGTCATTCCCCTGTGCCTGACCGGCACCGACACCCTGCTGCCGCCGGGGCGCTTCTGGCTGCGTCCGGCGCGGGTGCGGCTGCAGGCCCTCGACCCCGTCGACCCGGCGGATTTTCCCGGCGAGAACGGGCACGTGGCGATGCGCAAAGCGACCAAGGAGCGGATGCGCCGCCACCTGGAAGGGATGGAGGAGCGGCGATGCTGA
- a CDS encoding FlgO family outer membrane protein: MRILAGIFLLLAFGLMPVSASAEFTKTKIAVLDFQMQGEEQENQDMGSIVAEWFITAMVKEGRFDVIERRLLQKILSEQQLVMTGVVDESSATQIGKLLGVKVIISGSVMKVREMLEVNARIIDVENASIIAAESVKSSTASRLQDLIVEMSAKIIRNFPLEGYVVDRDGKKVTLDLGSRSGVKPGMEFVVYREGEVIKHPKTGEVLDVERIHTGRVRIQTVLGKISEGEVLDEEADDAIKYGQLVSSAVIGGNGGRRQPATAAAASVKPAEDLPKGRLYVSSEPSGAKIRILNIGPVYREGMELAGGSYHIEVSAPGYRTDRQWLKLAAGEDRRVAVSLRPAPVEVSPPPTALVPKSQTPQARATAQPPTVAAKASAAKGESRYIKMLRSGNLRSKTDAGKLIVREGVKDTAVLDVVEQELLKGYQASGDDRGAVDAMAWLCKALGASGNGKYRSTLRTVAQKAPHRKLQKYAEQSLGQLR; this comes from the coding sequence ATGAGAATACTTGCCGGAATCTTTTTGCTTCTCGCCTTCGGCCTGATGCCGGTCTCCGCCTCGGCGGAATTCACCAAGACCAAGATCGCCGTCCTCGACTTCCAGATGCAGGGGGAGGAGCAGGAAAACCAGGACATGGGGAGCATCGTCGCCGAGTGGTTCATCACCGCCATGGTCAAGGAAGGGCGGTTCGATGTCATCGAGCGGCGGTTGCTGCAGAAGATTCTCAGTGAGCAGCAGTTGGTCATGACCGGAGTGGTCGACGAGAGCAGCGCCACCCAGATCGGCAAGCTGCTCGGGGTCAAGGTCATCATCTCCGGCTCGGTAATGAAAGTACGGGAGATGCTGGAGGTCAACGCCCGCATCATCGACGTGGAAAACGCCTCGATCATCGCCGCCGAAAGTGTCAAAAGTTCGACGGCCTCGCGCCTGCAGGATCTGATCGTCGAGATGTCGGCCAAGATCATCCGCAACTTCCCCCTGGAAGGCTACGTGGTCGACCGCGATGGCAAGAAGGTGACCCTCGATCTCGGCAGCCGTTCCGGGGTCAAGCCGGGGATGGAGTTCGTCGTCTACCGCGAGGGGGAAGTCATCAAGCACCCCAAGACCGGCGAAGTGCTCGACGTCGAGCGCATTCACACCGGCCGGGTACGGATTCAGACCGTTCTCGGCAAGATCTCCGAGGGGGAGGTGCTCGACGAAGAGGCGGACGATGCCATCAAGTACGGACAACTGGTCAGCAGCGCGGTTATCGGCGGCAACGGCGGACGCCGTCAGCCCGCCACCGCGGCCGCCGCTTCGGTAAAACCGGCCGAGGATTTGCCCAAGGGTCGGCTCTACGTGAGCAGCGAACCGAGCGGGGCGAAGATCCGGATTCTCAACATCGGCCCGGTCTATCGTGAGGGGATGGAACTGGCCGGTGGCTCTTATCACATCGAGGTTTCCGCCCCCGGCTATCGCACCGACCGCCAGTGGCTGAAGCTGGCGGCGGGAGAGGACCGGCGGGTCGCGGTCAGCCTCCGTCCCGCCCCGGTCGAGGTGTCGCCGCCGCCGACGGCCCTGGTCCCGAAGTCGCAGACACCCCAGGCCAGGGCTACCGCCCAGCCGCCGACCGTTGCCGCCAAAGCGTCGGCGGCCAAGGGCGAGAGCCGCTACATCAAGATGCTCCGTTCCGGCAACCTGCGGAGCAAAACCGACGCCGGCAAGCTGATTGTGCGGGAAGGGGTCAAAGATACGGCCGTTCTCGATGTGGTGGAACAGGAATTGCTTAAGGGCTACCAGGCCAGCGGCGACGACCGCGGCGCCGTCGACGCCATGGCCTGGCTGTGCAAGGCCCTGGGCGCTTCGGGCAACGGCAAGTACCGGAGTACGCTGCGAACCGTGGCGCAGAAGGCGCCGCACCGCAAACTGCAGAAGTATGCCGAACAGAGCCTGGGGCAGTTGCGATAA
- the cmoA gene encoding carboxy-S-adenosyl-L-methionine synthase CmoA, with amino-acid sequence MTKKDCIFAAPRPAAPFAFTAEVAGVFDDMLDRSVPLYRESLRRQAQLAARFYREGTRIYDLGCSNGNFGLALGAEMGARDFSMVAVDNSAPMLDRYRARLAATAFGERIVLEEGDARQVAMANASVVVINLTLQFLPLEDRDALLARVHEALVPGGVLLLTEKVVDGDAALAELEREFYYRLKGENGYSQMEISQKREALENVLIPETLAAHRARLERAGFSAVTVWLKWFNFAALLARKAD; translated from the coding sequence ATGACCAAAAAGGATTGCATCTTCGCCGCGCCGCGCCCAGCGGCGCCGTTTGCTTTTACCGCCGAGGTGGCCGGGGTTTTTGACGACATGCTCGACCGCTCGGTGCCGCTCTATCGCGAGAGCCTGCGCCGCCAGGCGCAACTGGCGGCGCGTTTCTATCGGGAGGGAACGCGCATCTACGATCTCGGCTGCTCCAACGGCAACTTCGGCCTGGCCCTGGGCGCGGAGATGGGAGCGCGGGATTTTTCCATGGTCGCGGTCGATAATTCAGCGCCGATGCTCGATCGCTACCGGGCGCGGCTGGCGGCGACCGCTTTTGGCGAACGGATTGTGCTGGAAGAGGGGGATGCCCGCCAGGTCGCCATGGCGAACGCCTCGGTGGTGGTGATCAACCTGACCTTGCAGTTTCTCCCCCTGGAAGATCGCGACGCGCTGCTGGCGCGGGTGCATGAGGCGCTGGTGCCCGGCGGCGTGCTGCTGCTGACCGAGAAGGTGGTGGATGGGGACGCCGCCCTGGCCGAGCTGGAGCGGGAATTCTACTACCGGCTCAAGGGCGAAAACGGCTATTCACAAATGGAGATCAGCCAAAAGCGCGAGGCGCTGGAGAACGTGCTTATCCCCGAAACGCTGGCGGCGCACCGGGCGCGGCTGGAGCGGGCGGGATTTTCCGCCGTGACGGTCTGGCTCAAGTGGTTCAACTTCGCCGCCCTGTTGGCGCGCAAGGCGGATTAG
- a CDS encoding beta-ketoacyl-[acyl-carrier-protein] synthase family protein — MHKVAITGIGIVSCLGCDPETVGAALRAGRSGIVVDEERRRRGFRSPLTGVIRDFDPARVLSKKQRKTMPDFAVQAYAAARDALAMAGLGGDDIANDRTGLIFGCDSTCIAAIEQVELLRERGETMLIGSGQVFRSMNSTVTMNLNTLLRTRGACWTLSSACSSGGHAVGQAADLIAFGRQDRVICGGAQEINWESMCSFDGLGAFSTRVDAPAAASRPFDARRDGLVPSGGAAALVLERYDLAAARGAEILGEVAGYGFSSDGEHISVPSRDGLRRAMAMALDNAAMTPAEIDYLCAHATSTPAGDTAETQNILAVFGDKTPLVSSLKAMTGHELWMSGAAQVVYTTIMARQGFIARNLNFGEPDEWSARLRIVTETINRPPTTALCNSAGFGGTNASLVLRFPR; from the coding sequence ATGCATAAAGTCGCCATCACCGGCATCGGCATCGTCTCTTGTCTCGGCTGCGACCCGGAAACGGTCGGCGCGGCCCTGCGCGCCGGGCGCTCGGGGATCGTCGTCGACGAGGAGCGCCGGCGCCGGGGTTTCCGCAGCCCCCTGACCGGGGTCATCCGCGATTTCGACCCCGCCCGGGTGCTGAGCAAGAAGCAGCGCAAGACCATGCCCGACTTCGCCGTGCAGGCCTATGCCGCCGCCCGCGACGCCCTGGCCATGGCCGGTCTCGGCGGGGACGATATTGCCAACGACCGCACCGGCCTGATCTTCGGCTGCGATTCGACCTGCATCGCCGCCATCGAGCAGGTGGAACTCTTGCGCGAGCGGGGGGAGACGATGCTCATCGGCAGCGGTCAGGTCTTCCGTTCGATGAACTCCACCGTGACCATGAATCTCAATACCCTGCTCCGCACCCGGGGGGCCTGCTGGACCCTCAGTTCGGCCTGCTCCAGCGGCGGCCACGCCGTCGGCCAGGCCGCCGACCTGATCGCCTTCGGCCGTCAGGACCGGGTCATCTGCGGCGGCGCCCAGGAGATCAACTGGGAATCGATGTGCAGCTTCGACGGCCTCGGCGCCTTCTCCACCCGCGTCGACGCGCCCGCAGCGGCCAGCCGCCCCTTCGACGCCCGCCGCGACGGGCTGGTGCCGAGCGGCGGCGCGGCGGCGCTGGTCCTCGAACGCTACGATCTGGCCGCCGCCCGGGGAGCGGAAATTCTCGGCGAGGTGGCGGGCTACGGTTTTTCCTCGGACGGCGAACACATCTCGGTGCCGAGTCGGGACGGCCTGCGCCGGGCCATGGCCATGGCCCTCGATAATGCCGCCATGACTCCGGCCGAGATCGATTACCTCTGCGCCCACGCCACCTCGACCCCGGCCGGCGACACGGCGGAGACACAGAACATCCTGGCGGTCTTCGGCGACAAAACCCCTTTAGTCTCTTCCCTCAAGGCGATGACCGGCCACGAACTGTGGATGTCCGGCGCCGCCCAGGTGGTCTATACGACGATCATGGCCCGCCAGGGCTTCATCGCCCGCAACCTCAACTTCGGCGAGCCGGACGAATGGTCGGCGCGCTTGCGGATCGTCACCGAAACCATCAACCGCCCGCCGACGACGGCCCTGTGCAACTCCGCCGGGTTCGGCGGCACCAACGCCTCCCTGGTCCTGCGTTTTCCCCGGTGA
- the cmoB gene encoding tRNA 5-methoxyuridine(34)/uridine 5-oxyacetic acid(34) synthase CmoB: MERLLERAERLGLGPWKEALAELIAAKTRMIAADGKGRRYLANAAALPEVTPSALELAGDRVRIGAAEDLAAGQADSLRSALENLRPWRKGPFSLFGIDLDSEWDSSLKWNRLAGHIAPLAGRRVLDIGSSNGYYLLRMAAHQPQLALGAEPYLTYYFQFQLLQHYTRRPEILTLPATFEELPTLEGYFDTVFSMGVLSHRRSPLDTLTAMRRVLRRGGQLVLETLVLSGDDELVLCPDGRYAKMNNVYFLPTVRVLQNWLRRCGFTDGRCLDVSLTTPEEQRATPWVGTESLTDFLDPKDSSRTVEGYPAPRRAILLAEAR, from the coding sequence GTGGAACGGCTGTTGGAGCGGGCCGAGCGGCTCGGTCTCGGTCCCTGGAAGGAAGCGCTGGCCGAACTGATCGCGGCCAAGACGCGGATGATCGCGGCGGATGGCAAGGGGCGGCGCTATCTGGCCAATGCGGCCGCATTGCCGGAGGTTACGCCGTCGGCTCTGGAGTTGGCCGGCGACCGGGTGCGCATCGGCGCCGCCGAGGATCTGGCGGCGGGGCAGGCCGATTCGCTGCGTAGCGCTCTGGAAAACCTCCGCCCCTGGCGCAAGGGACCGTTTTCCCTCTTCGGCATCGACCTCGACAGCGAGTGGGATTCCTCCCTGAAATGGAATCGCCTGGCCGGACATATCGCCCCCCTGGCCGGGCGCCGGGTGCTCGACATCGGCAGCAGCAACGGCTACTACCTGCTGCGCATGGCCGCGCACCAGCCGCAACTGGCCCTCGGCGCCGAACCCTACCTGACCTACTACTTCCAGTTCCAACTCCTGCAACACTACACCCGCCGCCCGGAAATCCTCACCCTCCCCGCCACCTTCGAGGAGTTGCCGACCCTCGAAGGCTACTTCGACACAGTCTTTTCCATGGGCGTGCTCTCCCATCGCCGCTCGCCCCTCGACACCCTGACGGCCATGCGCCGGGTGCTGCGCCGGGGCGGGCAGTTGGTGCTGGAAACCCTGGTGCTGTCCGGCGACGACGAGCTGGTGCTCTGCCCGGACGGCCGCTACGCCAAGATGAACAACGTCTACTTCCTCCCCACCGTGCGCGTCCTGCAAAACTGGCTGCGCCGCTGCGGATTTACTGACGGGCGCTGCCTCGACGTCAGCCTCACCACGCCGGAGGAGCAGCGCGCCACCCCCTGGGTCGGCACCGAATCGCTGACCGACTTCCTCGACCCCAAAGACTCTTCCCGCACCGTCGAAGGCTATCCAGCGCCAAGGCGGGCGATCCTGCTGGCCGAGGCGCGCTGA
- a CDS encoding phosphopantetheine-binding protein, which produces MTDQEIIERIDTSLAEEFELDLADMVPEATIYEDLGLDSLDTVDMVIVLEAAFKFKIREEAAIREIRTLGDIHNFVIDKYRRQDGAA; this is translated from the coding sequence ATGACTGATCAGGAAATCATCGAGCGGATCGACACCTCGCTGGCCGAGGAGTTCGAGCTCGATCTCGCGGATATGGTTCCGGAAGCGACCATCTATGAGGATCTCGGCCTCGACAGCCTCGATACCGTCGATATGGTGATCGTGCTGGAAGCAGCCTTCAAGTTCAAGATCCGCGAGGAGGCGGCCATTCGCGAAATCCGCACCCTGGGGGATATCCACAACTTCGTCATCGACAAGTACCGCCGGCAGGATGGGGCGGCTTGA
- the fabG gene encoding 3-oxoacyl-ACP reductase FabG, translated as MSTRGIALVTGASKGIGAAIALELAREGFDIWLNYGRDQQVAAQVAAEIEALGVACKRLPFDVADGEAVKAALEPLLDEAAPFVLVNNAGFARDALLLWMTKEEWRDVLAVHLDGFYNVTKPVVNAMVKARRGRIINIVSTSGESGIPGQVNYSAAKAGLIGATRSLAAEVAKRNVLVNAVSPGFIDTEMLKDLPKERILPMIPLGRLGTVEEVAGLVAFLASDKATYITGQVFAVNGGAHM; from the coding sequence ATGAGTACACGTGGAATCGCCCTGGTGACTGGGGCCAGCAAGGGGATCGGGGCAGCCATCGCCCTGGAGTTGGCCCGGGAGGGTTTCGACATCTGGCTTAACTACGGCCGAGATCAGCAGGTGGCCGCGCAGGTCGCGGCGGAGATCGAGGCGCTCGGCGTCGCCTGTAAGCGCCTGCCCTTCGATGTGGCCGACGGCGAGGCGGTCAAGGCGGCGCTGGAACCGCTCCTCGACGAGGCGGCTCCCTTCGTGCTGGTCAACAATGCCGGTTTCGCCCGCGACGCCCTGCTCTTGTGGATGACGAAAGAGGAGTGGCGCGACGTGCTGGCGGTGCATCTCGACGGCTTCTACAACGTCACCAAACCGGTGGTCAACGCCATGGTCAAGGCGCGCCGGGGACGGATCATCAACATCGTCTCCACCTCGGGGGAGAGCGGCATCCCGGGGCAGGTCAACTACTCGGCGGCCAAGGCCGGGTTGATCGGCGCTACCCGTTCCCTGGCGGCGGAAGTGGCCAAACGCAACGTCCTGGTCAACGCCGTCTCCCCGGGCTTCATCGACACGGAAATGCTCAAGGATCTGCCGAAGGAACGGATTCTGCCAATGATCCCCCTGGGTCGCCTCGGCACCGTCGAGGAAGTGGCGGGCCTCGTCGCCTTTCTCGCCTCGGACAAGGCGACCTATATTACCGGCCAGGTGTTTGCGGTCAACGGCGGCGCCCACATGTAA